Within the Miscanthus floridulus cultivar M001 chromosome 2, ASM1932011v1, whole genome shotgun sequence genome, the region gtccctctctcgaccgtttgtaacccctactacgaactttaagtgctagtaacacgagcagcagcaacgaactggacgttgggacattctgcccgaaccagtataaacctcgtgtcctcttagcacatcatccgagtcagacgcgtaatattagaaatttactagtcggtggcaactcgaaacaccgaccaGTAATCGATAACTTTATCACAACGGGGCAGAGATTAGAGGAATCTGTATGCCTAGTACGTTAGAAAATGAACAAAGAGAACAAACACTAAATTACTCTAAGTCGTATTACTTGTAGTTATTACATGTTGACCTCTAATGATTTTGTCTCCTAAAAATATAGCTCATGTGGAAGCACGAGTTGATAGACAAGTGTAAATAATATACTAAGCTGAATTTATATGGGTTAGTTGAGCTGTCCTTGTTGAAAGTTTCCTTATCAAGATTTCCTCTAACCTTAAATGATGCTAAGAGATTGTGAGGAAGAGGCATGAGGAGCAGGCAGGTGACAACCTGTACAGTGAAAAGGATAGAGAGAAGAGGCGGAAGATACAAGCTAGTAAACTTAGCGTAGCTCAACGGATTAGATTTTTTGTGGTAGAACATGTTTATCTAGCTCTAAGTCCATGACTTGACGATGATGCTCATATtttcttgaatttattttaagTTTGAACGACATTAATTTTTTAGTGGTAGCAGACGTGTCCCTCAACGACGAAACGTCTATGATGACTTTATCAATCTTGAGACGGACTTTTGGAAATGCTCGTAGAAGTAGTACGTGTGCAATTGCGTCAAGTAGGGTGAGTGTGCATACATGTATGAAGTGCTTTGCATCCATACTGTGATTTGAAAAAAGAAGATGTGCAAGCTAACTATTCATGTCTGTTTATAGACCATGCTACAAATAAAATTGTTATAGTAATATTTTTAAATGTAGCGAATGTTCAAATATTTATCAAAGGACATTTCTAACAATCTAACTACTTGGATTAAGGGTGGGTAACAGTCCTCCGTCCGTGGGGCAGGTCAGGAGTAGCTCGCCCGCGAGCAATTCTTGTATGCAGGGCTATGGCTGTGGTGGTACGCGACGAATACGGCTCTGCTGGGAGGAGGCCTTAGTGCCATGCATGCTGCCATGGTCACACACGGCACCTCTCTGAGCTTGTTGAGCCCAGAGAGGAGACAGTACGGTGCCGCAGGCCCGGGTGACACGTTCATGGCGCCGACCAAATGGTAATAACTAATAAGTGGATGAGAGCAAACTCTGATGGGTGATGGCACGCTCGTCATGCAAAGTTGCAAATTCAGTGCAGCCAAAGGAGATGGCGGCTAGGGTGTGTAGTTGTGATAGGTCACCACCATTCAGGCTTTCACCAAGGGTGTTTCTCCTCAGCGGGGGCCCGAAAATACAGCTTGTGACATGCGCGGGCAAGTCTTGTTAGACAAaggatttctttttttttaattgaAAACAGGACAAAATTTGGACCATTTTTAATTTTAAGGTTCCAAAACAGAGGAAATCTCGCTTTAATTTTTGCACCATCTCTATATGCTGTTGTACGTTTCAGAGTGACATGGCATATTTACTTACCTATAGGATGTAGAAGATTAATGTTCCTCCAAGAATCCATATTTTCTTATACGGGTTTTACAGTGGTTGGAAAAAATGGATAAGCGGATGACGAGAGAATATAGGAAAAAATAAGACATGTTGAAGGTGTCACTTgtttatttattttgtgatgtgaTACATTTTCTTTTGGTTATCTCTTCGCAAATAATACCAAGAACGAACGTAATCCAATTTTTCACATACAACCCTTGAAACGGCGAAAAAGACTTTATATATGAGGCAAACTACTAAGCACCGAGTTAATGGACACAAGCCTCCCCTAGTTGAAAGCTGTTTACCTTTTTACCTTTTGAGTCTCTTCTCAAACGGTTTATTTTGTGCATGCATGTAATCACTCCATAGACATTTCTCTCCACGAGACAGAGATTGGGCCGACATATCTCGAGATTAACGAAGTCACTGCAGGTACATCACGTCGAGGGACACGTCATCTATCATTGAAAGAACAACGTtgttaaatcctgaaataaatatagaaaaataTGAGCATCCGTGTCAAGTTGAGAAGCTCGCTTTGATCTCATTCATGTCCTTAACGTTTCATTTTCCTCTGATCTTTTCTAGTTAAGCAATAATTATAAACAGCTCTTGAATTAATGGATTGATTAGGATGGATGAAATCGTGTGGCATGGATTATATCCTATTAATTTCTCGTGGTCCCTTTAGGTTAATCTAGACGGTTAGATAATCATAAAATCCAACGgttagttttttttcctttttcgatTAATCTAGTAATGTATGGATCTTCTTGGGGACGTGGTGTGTTTTAGCACTGTTGTACTAAGATGATAATCCATAGAAGATCGATTATCGGCCCACATCTCGTCACCCTCTTGATTAATTAATAATAGTATGTGACTTGCGAGATACTGTTATTGTTGTCAAATCATATTATTAATGCATTAAAGATTTCAGTACAATCATTAACAATATTTGTTATGAGACACACAACCGTCTTGTAACATCTACCGTAAAAGATGACCAACCTTAAAAAAAGTGTCTTCAGATTGATAATTGCAATAAACTGCAAAGCATGCCAACGCCGGTTGGCAACTACTCCTAGGAGAATAGTACTATAGTCTACTAGCAGCAGTACCTGTAAGAACGACCTCGAAATGATATTGGGAGCTATTACCGTTACTTAATTGCAGTACACCACCAAACCAAACAAACCATAACAAGTCGCCTTCAACGAAAGACAGCAAAATTTCACTCCATGGCGACCCTGCCGATGCTCTACACCCATGTAAAACAACGCCACCGGTGGTTCCTAAGAAACCCTCCTTGGAGCCTTGGAAAACCTTCACAATTCCCATCGACGTAATATGCCCGTTCGCTTTGTGCGTCCCTTTCCTCGGTTTCTTCTATACACGTCCTTTTGAATTTTGTCCTTCGCGTTTTGCAGCTCGCTTCGTCTATATAAAGCAGCCAGGGAAAAGCTCAAGGTCCGCATGCAAAACACACCAGAAAGCGTACCAAAGGGCCGGGGGAGCGGTGTACCGTAGTACGCTTGGTGCTTTCTGGTGCGTGCGTAGCAGCTGCTAGCTAGTAGCTAGCTCCGGAGGGCTCGGAGATCATGAGGGAGGCGACGACGGTGATGGCTGCCTCGCCGTTCCCGACGGTGGAGAAGTGCTCGTCCAACGACCGCGCCGGCGACACGGTAGTGGCGGACCTGGACGGCACGCTGCTGTGCGGCCGGAGCTCCTTCCCGTACTTCGCGCACATGGCGTTCGAGACCGGCGGCGTGCTGCGCCTGCTGCTGCTCATCGCGCTGGCCCCGCTCGCGGGGCTCCTCTACTACTTCGTGTCCGAACCGGCGGGCATCCAGGTGCTCATCTTCGCGTCCATGGCCGGGGCCAGGGTGGCCGACATCGAGGCCGTGGCGCGGGCGGTGCTGCCCAAGTTCTACTGCGCCGACCTGCACCCGGAGTCGTGGCGCGTGTTCTCGGCGTGCGGCCGCCGGTGCGTGCTCACCGCGAACCCGCGGGTCATGGTGGAGGCGTTCCTCAAGGAGTACATCGGCACGGACGTCGTCATTGGCACGGAGCTCGTCGTGTGGGGAGGCCGCGCCACGGGGCTGGTGCGCTCCCCCGGCGTCCTGGTCGGCGAGCAGAAGGCGGACGCGCTGCGGAAGGTGTTCGGCGACGACGTCGCGCCCGAGGTCGGCCTCGGCGACAGGAAGACGGACTACCCGTTCATGAGGCTGTGCAAGGAGGGCTACGTCGTGCCGGCGACGCCCAAGCTGAAGCCCGTGCCACGCGAGAACCTGCCGAAGCCGGTGGTCTTCCACGACGGGCGGCTCGTCCAGAAGCCGTCCCCGGCGCTCGCGCTGCTCACCGTGCTCTGGATCCCCATCGGGTTCCTGCTCGCGTGCCTGCGCATCGCCGCGGGCGCGCTCCTGCCGATGCGCATGGTGTACCACGCGTTCCGCGCCCTCGGCGTCCGCGTCACCATCAGGGGCAACCCTCCGCCGCCGGCCAGCCGCGAGACGGGCCAGACCGGCGTGCTCTTCATCTGCTCCCACCGCACCCTCCTCGACCCCATCTTCCTCTCCACCGCCCTGGGCCGCCCCATCACCGCCGTCACCTACTCGGTACTTGTCATGTGACTTCGATGCCGCATGTCATGCAAATCACATCAAATAATCTATCCACTGATCAACCAACACTGACCGATATTATGATGTTGATTTCTCAACAGGTCTCGCGGCTGTCGGAAATTCTGTCGCCTATCCGCACGGTGCGACTGACCCGAGATCGCGCCGCCGACGCGGCCATGATCCGGCGCCTCCTGACCGAGGGCGACCTGGTGATCTGCCCCGAGGGGACGACGTGCCGCGAGCCGTTCCTGCTCCGTTTCTCGGCGCTGTTCGCGGAGCTGACGGACGAGATCGTGCCGGTGGCGATGGAGAACCAGATGAGCATGTTCCACGGGACGACGGCGCGAGGGTGGAAGGGGCTGGACCCCTTCTACTTCTTCATGAACCCGAGCCCCGGGTACGTGGTCACGTTCCTCAACAAGCTCCCAGCCGAGCTCACCTGCAATGGCGGCGGCAAGAGCAGCCACGAGGTGGCCAACTACATCCAGCGCCTCATCGCGTCCACGCTGTCCTACGAGTGCACCAACTTCACCCGGAAGGACAAGTACAAGGCGCTGGCCGGCAACGACGTCACCGTCGTGTCCAAGCCCAACATTGACAAGAAGAAGGTCATGGGCTGCTAGCTACGTGTTGTGGAAGCCTAACGGGCCTCTGATTAAAAGGCCAATAAGTATGCGGGCTTCCGTGCTACATGTTTTACACACCCACTAGATACGTGCGTCTGtaattattattttttttctttttttataacaGAAGGGAGCTGTTTTCAACTAATAAGGTTTGAAGCTGTTTTTTAAAAAGAAAGTTTTGAAGTTTCAACATATAAAACGTCAAATCAATTAAGGTAAAAGGCTAtgctttttttatttaaaacgtcaAATCAAAACCTATTAATTAAGGTATGTAGATTAGATGTATTGTGCTCGAATAAAAGTAAGCATACTACTGGATCCAGAACACTCATGTTTTCCAGACGCGGAATCTATTGGTTTCTTATTACCCTAACTCGTTCTACGAACTTAGGAAGGCACTAGATAGTTTTCTCCAAAGGAAAATATGTTTTTATATGTTTTTTTAAGTCCATTAGTCATACGCCGTTCTATTGTATTCATGATTAGCAACATCTCGAGGTTGAAATGGGATAAAACTTTTCGCTGCTGAAAAAGATGACGGCCTGTGTATGGACAGAGTCCAGCCTGAGCCCGTTGGGTTTTGGCCTGTGTATGGACATTAGTGGACAGGATCTGGACACACATCTTGCTGTCCAAGAGAAAATTTTCTCAGCCTAAGCTCAGCCTGAAATATTTATTTTAGCTGTTTTTACACTATAAAATGCGTGGGCGGTCCGTCTAGGCCTGGGCCGCCTGAGCCCGGCCCGGAAAAACAGGTATGACTTGTCCAATGGGACGGTCATGGTCAGGATTATTTTAGCAAGAAATTACcgagctttttttttttgctcgggCCGACCCGCAAAATGCTCAGGTCTGATACATTGTGTAACTAGTCCATAGAGCGGTATATAGCAGCGGTTACCTATATGCTTATAGACCACCTATAAGAATAGAACAATGTTACTTTTTCtctatcttctctctcccttgtgtAATGTTAGACTGTGGTCTAGTGTTTTTTGCTGGAGGGTTCACATAAATAGTTCATTTTGATCATGCTACATTGTAGAGATAGAAATAGTTATAGACCACTGTCATCCCACTCATATGGACTACTTGGTCCAAATACATTGTGGTTACTCTAACCGACAGTTGGCTTGTTTGGTTTGCATGACGGCACCGTTCGAAATTGTCCCCCCACAAACCAAAGTTATTTCGATTTGTTTGGTTCGCATCCCGAGTACACGAAGGCATTATGCATAGTGTTGTAGCATTAGGTAAATTTTAGTCTGTAGGTTTTGATATAAAAAAGGAAGGCTAATCCTTAGCTAATAAGAGCTAATTAAGGAGGGGTCGATGGGTAATTTGCCTCCATTAGCTCTTATAAACCCCTGATTAGTCCATGTTTAGTCTATTAGTATGCGATTCGCTAATTCTTAGTCTTTGAATCCAAACACCCCATAGCAACTCGATATCCTCCAACTCGCCAAACTTTCACGTGTGCATATGTGACCGCCTACTCTACCTATCATCACTTTGGGATCCTGTTACAATGGCATGCACCTAGTTGGAGGAATTTAATTCCAACACCCCGCGTCTTTCTTCTATCTCTGACCGCTTCCCAGCGATTGGCGCTCTTCTCATCCCCACGGCTAGTGCCAACACCTCTACAACTGCCGAACGTCGCCACCACTTCTGCCACCCGCACCTGGTGAGTGTCGCCTTGCTACTCAGTCCTCCAACTTCGTCCTTTCCTAACCTAGCTTGTCCCTTGTCGCCTGCCATTGTCATCGGATGTCCATCATCGTCTGACTTGTAGCACCTACTCCCAATGCATATACACCGCCTTTCGAAAGTTGAGTTTTCTCACGCGACAAAACAACTTtcgaaaaatcataactcttcaATACGACgttggatgaagatgatttttatataaaaattatagatctcgatgatatatacaactttctagttttaagttttttaatTTGAGGACGTTAAGTTGCTCAAAAATACTATAAAATTTCAGCATCATAATAGCGCTTGctgcattagaaaaataatatattttttgtatggagtcaaatgaagatactttttatactaaagttgtagatctcaatgagatctacaactttgtagttttgagtttttcatttgaagtcgttaagaggctcaaaaaaaataatataaaatttcggcgtctcccgaaaatagaaaaccgcttttgaaacagcttgtccggttttgatagttggagggtgtttgtTATCCAGTTTTATAGTGGAAGATTGAAAATCGAACTTCAGTGCAAGTTGGAGGTTAGAAAGTGTACTTTACCCTATATAATGCATGCTGTCCGCACGAGAGACGTGAAACAGCGGCCAGGTGCGCGAGACGAAGCAGCAGAGTATGTTCCATTGCCTACTTTCCTGTCCTCCACTTGCGGGTGCGGCAGGACGAATCGTGCCTTTTTAGGTGACCCGATTGTAGGGCGAGATGGGAATGCCATTGTTTAGTTTATAAGAAGATTGGAATGTCATACTCTAGCATGGTTATGCATCCATATATCCATCTTTTCGACATTGGCATGTTATTATTTGAACCATGTCATTGTCACCTAAGCAGTTGGCGTTGATCAGACCCTGGCGCAGCTCCTCTTTTGCCTTCTGGGAAGCTTCCAGCTCCCCGCGCAAGTGCCGCAGCTCGCCAAATAAAGCAAAGACTTGCTCGAGGAAGAAAGAATGAAAGTAATCCAAAATCTTGAGAAATATAAAAAAGAAACGAGTACAACAAGAAAGTAGAGCCAAGACAATTGTCACCAGACTACTTTGTCCTGAAAATATAAAGAAATGAAGATACAAGAAAGTAGGCGCCATGGTTCAAATAATAACCATGGCGCGAGGACTGAAGAGACAAGCCAGAGATTAATTTTCTCTGGGCAGGCCGGTACAAATACTGGTGTGCAACACCACACCCCCTTCATCAATCCATCCATCCTTCCTCCTCTCCCATCCGTTGCACAGTGAACGCCATCCTATCGGAAGTTCGATCGCAGGCCAGCCATTGTTGCCTCCTTCAACAAGAAGAGCAGCGCAGTTGATACAGATGTGCACGGGTAGACGGCCAGAAGTATCCATGGCCTCAAGCCGGCCCACGGCAACGCTGAGCCTCTTGGGAGAAGAGGCTGCCGGCGAGGGGGGACGCCATCGCAGGCATAGAGGATGGAGAGCCATCGCCTTCATCATCGGTCTCTCACGCCTCACGGCATCTTTTAGCTTCATGCATATGCATATTCTTCAACTGTTTAGTTTTGCTATTTTTTCAACGGTTTCAAGCATCATATCAGGTTCTTGCATCGAATCCCCACTACTAAAGGGCTAGGAAGTGTTTGAAAAGTAAATTCTGCTTTTGAAGTACTTAAAAAGATTCACATTCTTCGCTGAAAAAAATGTCTCAAAACCGCTCTGGTTGTGTTGTCTCATCTCTCTCGGCCGGCATGGGGGAGTGCGATCTCCACACAATGTAGATTGATTTTCCACAAAGAAACAGAAACGACCGCTAGATGAATGAGTCTCATCTCACCCATTGCTTTCAATCTTGTGATGCAGGTTTCTTCGCGGCAGCTACTATGGCGACCAGCTCCTTCTCTACGCCCCTCACGAGTTACTTGATGAGCCGCTATAACATGAAGCCAAATGCCGCAACAAACGTGAACAACATCTATTCTGGCATGTCCAGCTTCGCGCCTGTTGTTGGAGCCTTCGTCGCCGACACCTTCTGGGGCAGATTCAGAACCATGCTCTTCGGATCTGTTTTCGGGGTTATCGTGAGTTATTACCAAACCCCATGTCATTCATTATCCATCATAGGACACTTATTAGCTGTTGTCTCCACACCCATGGGCAAAGATTTTGCAAACCCAAATGACACTTGTTTCGGACTAAGGAAAAATACCAGACATGTGTCGCTTGTACAAATGGTCTCTCtgagttttcttttcttttttttttttgcggaaaaatggTCTCACTGAGTGGCTGACCACTGGATATCATACAGGAAATGGTGGTCATCACCCTGTCGGCGACAATCCGTCAGCTCAAACCGCCGTCGTGCAGCGCCGTAGCCCAGCAAGCCGGCACGTGCGTCGGCCCGTGGGGCCTCCACCGCGCCGTGCTCTACGTCGGAATGGGCCTGCTCGTGGTGTCCGCGGGCGGCACGAACCCGACCGCCCTGCCCT harbors:
- the LOC136538086 gene encoding glycerol-3-phosphate acyltransferase RAM2-like; protein product: MREATTVMAASPFPTVEKCSSNDRAGDTVVADLDGTLLCGRSSFPYFAHMAFETGGVLRLLLLIALAPLAGLLYYFVSEPAGIQVLIFASMAGARVADIEAVARAVLPKFYCADLHPESWRVFSACGRRCVLTANPRVMVEAFLKEYIGTDVVIGTELVVWGGRATGLVRSPGVLVGEQKADALRKVFGDDVAPEVGLGDRKTDYPFMRLCKEGYVVPATPKLKPVPRENLPKPVVFHDGRLVQKPSPALALLTVLWIPIGFLLACLRIAAGALLPMRMVYHAFRALGVRVTIRGNPPPPASRETGQTGVLFICSHRTLLDPIFLSTALGRPITAVTYSVSRLSEILSPIRTVRLTRDRAADAAMIRRLLTEGDLVICPEGTTCREPFLLRFSALFAELTDEIVPVAMENQMSMFHGTTARGWKGLDPFYFFMNPSPGYVVTFLNKLPAELTCNGGGKSSHEVANYIQRLIASTLSYECTNFTRKDKYKALAGNDVTVVSKPNIDKKKVMGC